The proteins below are encoded in one region of Bifidobacterium catenulatum DSM 16992 = JCM 1194 = LMG 11043:
- the dapB gene encoding 4-hydroxy-tetrahydrodipicolinate reductase, which yields MIKVSVVGAKGRMGSHVVDAVNNADDTELALALDAGDDLSQITPENTDVVVEFTVPSVSLDNVRALVAQGVDVVVGTTGWTEEKLDQVRAALAAAPREGQSVFIAPNFAISAVLADYFAKVAAPYFESAEVIELHHPNKVDAPSGTAFHTAQGIAAARKAAGLGPVPDATETDGGSRGQVVDGIHVHAVRLRGLNAHEEALFGNDGEQLTIRADSFDRISFMPGVLLAVRKVSTGAYPGVTVGLDNFLDL from the coding sequence ATGATCAAGGTTTCTGTAGTTGGCGCCAAAGGGCGCATGGGTTCCCACGTGGTTGACGCTGTGAACAACGCGGACGACACCGAACTGGCGCTCGCGCTTGACGCTGGCGACGACCTGAGCCAAATTACCCCCGAAAATACTGACGTGGTGGTGGAGTTCACCGTGCCGAGCGTGTCTCTTGACAATGTGCGCGCACTCGTGGCGCAAGGTGTTGACGTGGTGGTGGGCACCACCGGTTGGACCGAAGAGAAGCTCGATCAGGTGCGTGCCGCGCTCGCTGCCGCGCCTCGCGAGGGCCAGAGCGTGTTCATAGCGCCGAATTTCGCTATTTCCGCCGTGCTTGCCGACTATTTCGCCAAGGTTGCGGCTCCGTACTTCGAATCCGCCGAAGTGATTGAACTGCACCACCCGAACAAGGTGGATGCTCCGTCCGGCACCGCATTCCATACCGCGCAGGGTATTGCCGCAGCTCGTAAGGCAGCGGGTCTTGGCCCTGTTCCGGATGCCACCGAAACCGATGGTGGTTCCCGTGGCCAAGTGGTTGACGGCATTCATGTGCACGCCGTGCGTCTGCGTGGCCTCAATGCCCATGAGGAAGCCCTGTTTGGTAACGACGGCGAGCAGCTGACCATTCGCGCCGACAGCTTCGACCGCATCTCCTTCATGCCGGGCGTGCTGCTGGCCGTTCGCAAGGTCTCCACTGGTGCATACCCGGGTGTGACCGTCGGCCTCGACAACTTCCTCGACCTGTAA
- a CDS encoding MFS transporter has product MAATSATETPKSPYSVLFSIPGTKAFCASGALARLPMSMMGLGIILALNHLYDNWTIAGVMSAAYVLATAAVTPLYARLFDRFGQRKVGSMVLVVQIITMLGFAFAALVRVPIPLLFMLAVVMGLTQFSFGALVRTRWTYVLDRTGNGELLNTAYAMESAIDEIVFIFGPILAAFLAASVHPVSQLFVPTIACALGGTIFFTLKDTQPPVVHEVKVVSASLDDADVRLTIDGDASNTGDSGSALRNRLTIAQLKTSGNRKKRSIFTYAGVIPLLLVFIIFNMSFTAFDTSMTAVMKSLHLDSVLGVQLAMLAVGSCMGALVFGTLELKGSRWRYMIMFLAAITAGFFVIHLCQGNLIVIGIVEILTGLAVSPVFASGNLVMKETVPEESLTEGLSWVSTAGTVGASFGSMITGIILDHATPDVSLMLPWIFVLASIPFALIGWVITRRNVLQHS; this is encoded by the coding sequence ATGGCTGCCACCAGCGCAACCGAAACCCCGAAGTCGCCATATTCCGTATTGTTCTCCATTCCGGGAACCAAAGCGTTCTGCGCTTCCGGAGCTTTGGCGCGACTGCCGATGTCGATGATGGGCCTCGGCATTATTCTCGCACTCAACCACCTGTACGACAATTGGACGATCGCAGGCGTGATGAGCGCCGCATATGTGCTCGCCACCGCAGCGGTCACGCCACTGTACGCGCGACTGTTCGACCGATTCGGCCAGCGTAAGGTCGGTTCGATGGTGCTTGTCGTGCAAATCATCACCATGCTTGGTTTCGCATTCGCCGCACTGGTGCGCGTGCCGATTCCATTGCTGTTCATGCTGGCCGTGGTGATGGGTCTTACGCAATTCTCGTTCGGCGCGCTCGTGCGTACCCGCTGGACGTACGTGCTCGACCGCACCGGCAACGGCGAACTATTGAACACCGCATACGCCATGGAATCCGCCATTGACGAAATCGTATTCATTTTCGGACCGATTCTCGCAGCGTTCCTTGCAGCTTCTGTGCACCCTGTTTCGCAGTTGTTCGTGCCAACGATTGCCTGCGCCCTTGGCGGTACCATTTTCTTCACATTGAAAGACACGCAGCCGCCGGTCGTGCATGAAGTCAAGGTCGTTTCGGCCTCTTTAGACGATGCCGATGTGCGATTGACTATCGATGGCGATGCCAGCAATACCGGCGATTCAGGTTCCGCACTGCGCAACAGGCTGACCATTGCGCAATTGAAGACGAGTGGTAATCGCAAGAAACGCAGCATTTTCACTTATGCTGGCGTGATTCCGTTGCTGCTGGTTTTCATCATATTCAACATGAGTTTCACCGCATTCGACACGTCCATGACAGCCGTCATGAAATCGTTGCATCTTGATTCCGTGCTCGGCGTGCAGCTGGCGATGCTAGCGGTCGGTTCGTGTATGGGCGCGCTGGTTTTCGGAACGCTTGAGCTCAAAGGATCCCGTTGGCGTTACATGATCATGTTCCTTGCGGCGATCACAGCCGGCTTCTTTGTAATTCACCTGTGCCAAGGCAATCTGATCGTAATAGGCATTGTGGAAATTCTCACCGGTCTGGCTGTTTCGCCGGTGTTCGCATCGGGCAACCTCGTGATGAAAGAAACCGTTCCTGAAGAGTCGTTGACCGAAGGCCTTTCCTGGGTGAGCACTGCGGGAACTGTCGGCGCATCATTCGGCTCGATGATCACCGGTATCATACTGGATCACGCCACACCCGACGTGAGCCTTATGCTGCCGTGGATTTTCGTGCTCGCCTCGATCCCGTTCGCCCTGATCGGCTGGGTGATCACGCGTCGAAATGTTTTACAGCATTCATAG
- a CDS encoding ATP-dependent DNA helicase translates to MSGTMKFTDSPEQAAVIQAPSYEDVVVVAGAGSGKTYTMTRRIITLIEQGVSPEKILGLTFTRKAASELLSRVSAAVSRNQRERGLKSANMTFLKPEVSTYDAFFQSIVRQYGLLVGFDQNTQPLSEAGAMQLIHTVLDKHMVDLMAFDGDLKSFNTIAGNVFALSNAISGAMIGSGCTSFDEAVQRVRDWDEAFIRQVDKALDGETVPTEQPKSPKPPKRLKKDSDADYEKKLEKYRELGHSMCVFNSTQLASVAKQRNLLLDLVLDYHAEKRACNMAEFSDFTIAAFQLVSRFPSIGATYRKRYSHVLLDEYQDTSTTQAALLSALFHADDTHRSAVNAVGDPFQSIYAWRGASPGAFRMLQHDFGMDATRKPFALTVTRRNSRMVLEAANNLTKPLRLPARRLSSSLMREVDVPALSNIEEAPEGTIGVLGFATFGQEVDAVVRFAKHAIALHTPSARDLDHGAKNNRPHVAVLFRSKGTMSKYAEALEQAGLTTLVVGQAALLERPEVRDVFALLHVVSDHTDSAALMRLLATPRFAVEADDLQALADTAERVNTVYRYRALVSAGIVPAQTTKAGNSGDSINSGDSRKTSNSENSETISDSGLSNAEIRSIVREYRDQVPNAVFLVDLMLRDDLEQLIDGRLSRRGAQAVLRAADTLRQVQRVLGHPLPEVVREAITALNLDIDMLLARHMRADHAEAMLDASHVALAKSPIDAVMKLVDTYMQEIASQGLPSLRAFISWVDSLRDASEENAVAPDVPVDVVLMTVHQSKGLEWDAVAVVGMTDGGFPSNKGDNLSVVVDETHLNGFQDGVWTPPEYHENAKTWLTNPAAVPVPVRVDADILPRFPHDALVGWNPLEALEALEDAEIIDDEVFGTLRTMNVDDMEGVDPDGLYLTQSEEYGRRLHADERRLAYVALTRARHEALLTYSETNVESRDPRAVGERKQVAKPSNFWQEVYDSMHNIVSRADEPSNLGDIAEVEDGADAVFSGDGISGNNASENGISSLHSIGAPLPSGYFVGEHACDFEDAVVGDAWNAPLEPLEGERFLPWPCALTEETCEMLRSSADQVRDAMVAGAADLDTGVGVDAVADDVALGSAGSLLHCAQLLVDDGNLMPDMLADASQDAFDRSVRAQGEKILASGRQNVTSLQARAGMMNDRGARAYWRGLVRPIPNVASPAAQLGTQFHAWAERFIMADVDIACIVGGAEGNGNTRVAESRSSMLAEIKRNNGMQSQENNAAVENAAENAMENNALFDWQQRLATSAWAQRKPAWAERQIVVNMPQLGTIINGKLDAVFFGGLNEKDQSKQYTIVDWKTGKKPRKKEEIQEKLVQLDMYRLLLSAMEGVPLDAIDACLYYLSEPVEGNRQLNAADKTEEEILAELSYGIPKQSDND, encoded by the coding sequence ATGAGCGGAACCATGAAATTCACCGACAGTCCGGAGCAGGCCGCCGTTATCCAAGCGCCCTCCTATGAGGATGTGGTGGTGGTCGCCGGTGCCGGATCGGGCAAAACCTACACAATGACCAGGCGAATCATCACACTGATCGAACAAGGCGTGAGCCCCGAAAAAATCCTCGGGCTGACTTTCACGCGCAAAGCGGCTTCGGAACTGCTGTCGCGCGTGTCCGCGGCCGTGAGCCGCAACCAGCGTGAACGTGGGCTGAAATCGGCGAATATGACGTTCCTCAAACCGGAAGTCTCCACGTACGACGCTTTCTTCCAATCCATTGTGCGTCAATACGGACTGCTTGTCGGCTTCGACCAAAACACGCAGCCATTGAGCGAGGCCGGAGCCATGCAGCTCATCCACACCGTGCTCGACAAGCATATGGTCGATCTCATGGCGTTCGACGGCGATCTGAAATCGTTCAACACCATAGCGGGCAACGTATTCGCCCTGTCTAACGCCATTTCCGGAGCTATGATCGGCAGCGGCTGCACCAGCTTCGACGAGGCGGTGCAACGTGTGCGCGACTGGGATGAAGCGTTCATCAGACAGGTTGATAAGGCGCTTGACGGCGAAACCGTGCCAACTGAGCAGCCGAAATCCCCAAAACCGCCGAAACGGCTGAAAAAGGATTCCGATGCGGATTACGAAAAGAAACTGGAGAAATATCGCGAACTCGGGCACAGCATGTGCGTATTCAACAGTACGCAACTCGCATCCGTCGCCAAGCAGCGCAATCTGCTGCTCGACCTCGTGCTTGATTATCATGCCGAAAAACGCGCCTGCAATATGGCGGAATTCAGCGATTTCACCATCGCGGCATTCCAACTGGTCTCCCGATTCCCATCCATCGGTGCAACGTACCGCAAACGCTACTCGCATGTGCTTCTCGACGAATACCAAGACACCTCCACCACGCAGGCCGCACTGCTGAGCGCGCTGTTCCACGCTGACGATACGCATCGCAGCGCGGTCAACGCGGTCGGCGACCCCTTCCAATCGATCTACGCATGGCGAGGCGCAAGCCCGGGCGCATTCCGCATGCTGCAACACGATTTCGGCATGGATGCCACCAGAAAACCGTTCGCATTGACGGTGACACGGCGCAATTCGCGCATGGTGCTCGAAGCGGCGAACAATCTCACCAAACCGTTGCGCCTGCCAGCCAGACGCCTCAGCAGCTCGCTGATGCGCGAAGTCGACGTGCCTGCACTCTCCAACATCGAAGAAGCCCCCGAAGGCACGATTGGCGTGCTCGGATTCGCCACATTCGGCCAGGAAGTCGACGCGGTCGTGCGCTTCGCCAAACATGCGATCGCCTTGCATACGCCCTCTGCGCGTGACCTCGACCATGGCGCGAAAAACAATCGCCCGCATGTGGCGGTGCTGTTCCGATCCAAAGGAACCATGTCGAAATACGCGGAAGCGCTCGAGCAGGCCGGGCTGACCACGCTGGTCGTGGGGCAGGCGGCCCTGCTGGAACGTCCGGAAGTGCGGGACGTGTTCGCCCTGCTGCACGTGGTCAGCGACCATACCGACAGTGCGGCGCTTATGCGACTGCTGGCGACGCCACGATTCGCCGTTGAAGCCGACGATCTGCAGGCGCTTGCGGACACGGCGGAGAGAGTGAATACGGTGTACCGGTATCGTGCGCTCGTATCGGCGGGAATTGTTCCGGCACAGACCACAAAAGCTGGGAATTCCGGTGATTCTATAAATTCCGGTGATTCCAGGAAAACCAGTAATTCCGAAAATAGCGAAACGATTTCCGATTCTGGTCTGTCGAATGCTGAAATCCGATCCATTGTGCGCGAATATCGCGACCAAGTGCCGAATGCTGTTTTTCTGGTGGATCTCATGCTACGAGACGATCTTGAACAACTCATCGATGGCAGGCTGAGCCGCAGGGGAGCGCAGGCGGTGCTTCGTGCCGCGGATACACTCCGCCAAGTGCAGCGCGTGCTCGGCCACCCGCTGCCGGAAGTGGTGCGCGAAGCCATTACGGCGTTGAATCTTGACATCGACATGCTGCTGGCTCGGCATATGCGTGCCGATCATGCCGAGGCCATGCTTGACGCCTCCCACGTGGCGCTCGCCAAGTCGCCGATCGACGCTGTGATGAAACTCGTCGACACGTACATGCAGGAGATCGCATCGCAAGGCTTGCCGAGCCTGCGTGCGTTCATCTCATGGGTGGATTCGCTGCGTGACGCTTCCGAAGAGAACGCGGTGGCCCCCGATGTGCCCGTCGACGTGGTGTTGATGACCGTGCACCAGTCGAAGGGGCTTGAATGGGATGCCGTGGCCGTGGTCGGCATGACCGATGGTGGATTTCCCAGTAACAAGGGCGACAACCTGAGCGTTGTCGTTGACGAAACGCATCTCAATGGTTTCCAAGATGGCGTATGGACGCCGCCTGAATACCATGAAAACGCCAAAACATGGCTGACGAATCCTGCCGCGGTGCCTGTTCCTGTGCGCGTGGATGCGGATATTCTGCCGCGATTCCCCCATGACGCGCTCGTCGGCTGGAATCCATTGGAGGCCTTGGAAGCGTTGGAAGATGCGGAAATCATCGATGATGAAGTGTTCGGCACTCTGCGCACCATGAATGTTGACGATATGGAAGGCGTCGATCCGGACGGACTGTATTTGACGCAGAGCGAGGAATATGGCCGCCGCTTGCATGCCGACGAGCGTCGTCTCGCATACGTGGCGTTGACCCGCGCCCGCCATGAGGCGCTGCTCACCTATAGCGAAACGAATGTGGAAAGCCGTGATCCGCGTGCCGTGGGTGAGCGTAAACAAGTGGCCAAACCGTCGAATTTCTGGCAGGAAGTGTATGACTCCATGCACAATATCGTTTCCAGAGCGGATGAACCGAGCAATCTGGGCGATATCGCGGAAGTTGAGGATGGTGCGGATGCCGTTTTTTCTGGAGATGGTATTTCCGGGAATAATGCTTCCGAAAATGGCATTTCCAGCTTGCATTCGATTGGTGCGCCATTGCCAAGCGGATATTTCGTGGGCGAGCATGCCTGCGATTTCGAGGATGCGGTGGTCGGTGACGCCTGGAACGCACCGCTTGAGCCTCTGGAAGGCGAGCGATTCCTGCCATGGCCGTGCGCTTTGACTGAAGAGACTTGCGAAATGTTGCGTTCGTCCGCCGATCAGGTGCGTGATGCGATGGTCGCCGGCGCTGCGGACCTGGATACCGGCGTGGGCGTGGATGCTGTTGCTGATGACGTTGCGCTCGGTTCGGCCGGTTCGCTGCTGCATTGCGCGCAGCTGTTGGTCGATGATGGCAATCTCATGCCCGACATGTTGGCCGACGCATCGCAGGATGCGTTCGACCGGTCGGTGCGTGCGCAAGGCGAGAAGATTCTTGCGTCCGGCCGTCAGAACGTCACCTCCCTGCAGGCGCGCGCGGGCATGATGAACGATCGTGGCGCCCGCGCCTACTGGCGTGGGCTCGTGCGTCCGATTCCAAATGTCGCGTCGCCAGCCGCGCAGCTAGGTACGCAGTTCCATGCGTGGGCGGAACGGTTCATTATGGCCGATGTGGATATTGCTTGCATCGTCGGCGGTGCTGAAGGCAACGGAAATACGCGCGTAGCTGAATCGAGATCGTCGATGCTTGCCGAAATCAAACGCAACAATGGGATGCAATCTCAAGAAAATAATGCGGCGGTCGAAAATGCAGCGGAAAATGCGATGGAAAACAATGCATTGTTCGATTGGCAGCAGCGTCTTGCCACGTCGGCATGGGCGCAACGTAAGCCCGCGTGGGCGGAACGGCAGATCGTCGTCAATATGCCGCAATTGGGCACCATCATCAACGGCAAGCTTGACGCGGTGTTCTTCGGAGGTCTCAACGAAAAGGACCAATCGAAACAATATACGATAGTCGATTGGAAAACTGGAAAAAAACCTAGGAAAAAAGAAGAAATACAAGAAAAATTAGTGCAGTTGGATATGTATCGGCTGTTGCTGTCGGCAATGGAAGGCGTGCCGCTTGATGCTATCGACGCCTGCCTCTACTATCTGAGTGAGCCCGTTGAGGGCAATCGGCAGCTGAACGCCGCCGACAAAACAGAAGAAGAGATCCTTGCCGAGTTGAGCTACGGAATTCCGAAACAATCCGACAACGACTAG